The window CTTGAAACCCTGGAGAAAGGAAGACATATGGAAGAATTATGTCTTCCGACATTGAGGCTGCAAGACTGTTCCGGTTATGTACGCAGCAACACCTCCCGCCTGACGGCCATTTTCACGTCAATGCAGTTTTTCTGCTTTATTCACCACCCCGTCTATGTTCACGAAGGTGAAATATTTTCAGGCTGTGTGGGCTAATCTGAATAGTTTACTTTGGTAATCTGGCGATTGTGACACAACTTTTAAAGACCTTTTGAGAGTTGTCAAAAAACATGGTCGACTCCCTTGAcctaattgttgttgtttaacATGATGACATGAGACTAATATTTGTGTAATCCTAAAAGAactctcttaaatgttgtgttgagAAGTAAATCGTGTAACTAGCAAACTACCATCTTAGGACAGAGTGAGGGTTTACTCAAATAGCTCTGAAAGCAGAGTTGTACTGTATTAAGGGTGGAACATGGGCTAACACCTGTAAGACTCGTTTTAATTTTTCTAATCCATTTACTAACTCGAGAGATTCTGAATAGCTCATAAAATACTGAAATTTGTGTGGTTAAACAAATATTTGTGAAGTTCCCAAACCCATTATATATGGCTAATTTTTCTTTCCTTACCTTCTCCCATCCCCCACTGGCTGTTTATTGGGTTCAGATTACCAAGGCCCTTTAAATTTTCTTTAAAAGAAATGTAGATTTTTATGATTgtagaagtaaaaaaaaaatcaaagtgcTACATTAGTTCTGTGCCAATTGGACGTCTTAAACAACCATAGTTGAtgaaagtttgtgtggaaattacTTATTTTCAGCAACTTCTTTAAACTGTCTGGTTGATGTATTTTACATTAAAATACacctcccacccacccaccccctcccctcatatTCCTCCTCTTCCGGATTGTTTGTTTTGGCTATTTTGGCTGCTGATCAATTCCAGTAGGTGCCATATGTTTTAAATATTATGTAAAATTGGGTTAAGTAACAAATTTCCAGAAAGTGCTTATTACAGTTGTGCAGTatttatattttctttatattttaTAGTTTGTATTGTTAATTTGTTTCACTTTACAGGGTTATTACTTCGATCGTGATGATGTAGCTCTTCCTGGGGCATCAAAGTTCTTCAAAGAGTCAAGTGATGAAGAGCGTGAACATGGACAAAAGCTTATGAAGGTAAGAGAGCTTTGACTATTCGAACTTAATTTGGGTCTAACAATTGAGCagcatgtgtacagacctgttGTGAAGTAGCAGTCGTGTGCTTTTTACGACTGGGTCTTGAAGCTCAATGGTCTTTGTCTTCAGCTTGCTGCTGAGGAACAAGGATCCTGGGCAGTTTTTTTCGTTAGGAAAGTTTTCTTTCCCGATTTTTTTCTTTTCCGGTTTCCTTTTCCGAAACTTCCTTTCTGATGAAAGGAAACTTTTTTTTCCAGTAGCTTTTTCTTTACTGGGTGATTTTTTTTCTTTGTTCCTACTCTCCATGTGACCCATTTACccttcacatctatatagattacatTTTGGTATCCATATCTTGCTGTTCTTGAATTCTTCTGCATGGATTTCTATGAATGCTCCAAATAGTGCATTTGCgtctgaggaggccatttatgaatggtatttttttccttcttttttaGTCCCTGTATATTTGCAGATTAATGAGGTTACTCTGTGAACTTGCACAGCATTAATGTTATGTAAATTATTTGGCTTTATCTTAGTACAACTGAATAATTGCATATGTTTACTTTTTGGTCTTTTATTTAAATTGAaggcataattttttttttcttcaaacCTAACAGTACCAGAATAAGAGGGGAGGACGCATTGTGCTTCAGGCCATTGCAGCACCAACACTGCAAGAATGGGGTACTCTTCATGATGCCCTGCAGGCTGCTTTGGATCTAGAAAAGCAGGTTAACAAGGTAAGAAGTCTTATTTTGCATTCTTTATATGGTCCTTGTAGAATCTTTAGCTAGTAGTCTAATTTATAACTTCAGATAAAGATTTGTAGATCCATCAAAGTCTGACTAATTGAATGTATTTGTCTAGGATGAGTAGAACTCTATGGTATTTAATAAAAATGGTCTTTGCTAAATTTCTCAAATAAATACAGTATACCAAAAGCTGAAGATTTTGGTTCTTTTAAACATTTAAAATTTGTCTGTTGAAATCTTAAATTTATTTTAGCatatttatcttccttttcagagcTTGTTGGATCTCCATGTTACAGCCAGCAAGAACACTGATGCTCATCTTACCAACATGCTGGAAGAAGACTTTTTGGAAGAGCAGGTGGAGTCCATCGAGAAGCTTGGCAACATGATTACCCGCCTGAAGCGTGCTGGCACATCTGGTTTGGGAGAGTTCCTCTTTGACAAAGAACTAAAGTAAAGGTTTTTTCCCCAACCTTATTGGTCACAATAAATTTGAATGTGACGTTAATTTCTGCCTTGATTTTTATTGCAGAAGTCTTAATTTGTGGTGCTTGACTCCTGTACTTTACACAATTTTTAAATGGCAAATGGTTAAAACAAATTACAGTAGGTAATTTATTGTAATTGATCATTAAGTGGTTTTACTGTAAATTATTGAATTGCTGGTACTACATGCTTTTAAAATATAGGCCATGGTTTTCTTTTTAAACTGACATTGTTTGACTGTTTTGGTGGTCCTCGGGTTGCATCTTGTATTATGAGAACTTTAACTGCATTTCATATCATTAAAGAATTGTAACGcatgttttatatatttatatatcctcTCGGTACtatacatttttgtgaatttttatggATGGAGAGCTTGATGCTAGATTACATGAATGAAATTCCTTGCATAAGcaacaaatttgtaacaaattccaATTTTACAAAAGCCTGCCTAGAGGAAACTTATTTAGCACAAAAAAAATGAAGATGGTCTTGAATGCCAACTAATGTTTTGGGAAAGGTACTTTTGCAGCAGATACAtattaggtacagtatattaaacaaACCTAGAACTTTTAGAATAAAACTGCACCTTAATAAAAATACAAACTTTTTAAAACAACTGTGAGTGACAGTCTTAACTGAAGGTACTTCCAGATCAAACAATCAAATCATAAAGTACCTGTTTATTATAATCTCGTTATAGGAAACAAAAGTGGAATGTAAAGAAATTACATTCGAGGAACTAATGTATCCAGCCTATTCAGCTAAAACATTTACTAGTCTTATAACCAGCAGTTTAAATTTTTTCCCAAAAATAAAATAAGCCATGGTTATAAACCAAAAATTTAATCTGGGAAAACTAATAGGCACATGCATACATATATGCCTTTGCAGGAAACTTGTGCTCTACCAATTCAGATGGCAatgtgtctgtatatatatacttggGATGTGACTGTATATATAACTTGGGATGTGACAATGATGGTCAAAAATATTTTCTATGGGCTTTGGACCCTACAGCTGCAGATATAAAGAGTTCACTTTTACTGTCATGTTTTGTGTGTGACATTCCCTCTCAACTGAACTTATCCCCCCACACATCTGAAACCTCATATTCCTATAAGACCTCCCACCACCAGATATTGAGTGAAGTCCCCCTTCGACTCATACGTTATTGACTAAAATTTCCTGCCTGCTATTAATATAATTGATCCTGTGGACTGCACCCTCCTTGGTGCCTTCCTTTGATTGCATAGAGTGAGGGTGAAAGTGCAAAATATCAGACCTAAAACGGATTGACAATTTTGATGTTAACATTGCTTTCTACCTCATAACAAGATGCCTATTCCTTCCTAAGATAACTTATTTTCTTTCCTACCATTCTACAGCAATATCAGAGTATGACACCTATCGGAAGTCCATGTTAAAGAAAGGACTTGGACTTCCTCATGACTGGAATAAGCTACTCTTTGTGTCAGGTTTAGTGGCTTTGGTGTCTACACAGCCTTCTACATTGCTTTTCCAACCTTTCTTTCTTCCTC of the Procambarus clarkii isolate CNS0578487 chromosome 56, FALCON_Pclarkii_2.0, whole genome shotgun sequence genome contains:
- the LOC123770682 gene encoding ferritin; protein product: MASQIRQNYHEDCEAAINKQINLELYASYVYMSMGYYFDRDDVALPGASKFFKESSDEEREHGQKLMKYQNKRGGRIVLQAIAAPTLQEWGTLHDALQAALDLEKQVNKSLLDLHVTASKNTDAHLTNMLEEDFLEEQVESIEKLGNMITRLKRAGTSGLGEFLFDKELK